CTGGCTGCTGAGCGGCGGCGACCCGGCGTCCGAGGCGGTGACGGGGATCTCGTAGCTGGCCTGGGCCTCCCGGTCCAGGGCGGCGGCCGTGACCAGGGAGAACTGGTTGCGGAAGGCCGACTTGAGGGCGAAGGGCAGCCGGTCGGGGATCCGCAGGCTCACGTCGCCGTTGGAGCCGGAGTCCGGGTCCTGGACGCTGATGAGGGCCACCACGGTGCCCGGCTCGGCGCTCTCGCGGATGCTGCCCAGCTCGGACGTCAGGGTGATCTGCGGGGCGTTGTCGTTCACGTCCAGCAGGTCGACGCGCAGGCTGCAGTGCTGCTCCATGGCCGGGGCGCCGCCGTCCCGGGCCCGCACGTCGAACTCGTAGTAGGGGTCGGCCTCGAAGTCGAGCGGGCCGCGCAGGATCAGCTCCCCGCTGGCCGGGTGCAGGCTGAACAGGCGGCGGACCCGCTCGGCCGTGTGGCTCCCGAAGGCGTAGGTGACGTTGCCGCTGGGGCCCTGGTCCGGGTCGGAGGCGTTGAGCCGGAGCAGCACGGTCCCCGCCGGGGCGCTCTCCGGCACGCTGATCCGGTAGGCGGACTGCTCGAAGGCCGGGGCGTTGTCGTTCACGTCCAGGACCGTCACCCGCAGCTCCGCCGTGCCCGAGCGCGGGGGCGTCCCGCCGTCCAGGGCGGTCAGCACCAGGCGGAAGTCCGCCTGCTTCTCCCGGTCCAGGGGCTTCTCCAGCAGCAGCTCCGGGACCAGGCTGCCGTCGCCGCGCTTCTTCACGTCCAGGGCGAAGTACTCGCTGCGGCTCAGCCGGTAGCTGCTGACCGAGTTGCTGCCCACGTCGGCGTCCCGCGCCTTCTCCAGCGGGAAGCGCTGGCCCGGGGCGGCCGCCTCGCCGATCTCCAGCTCCAGCCGCGGCCGCGGGAAGCGAGGCGCGTGGTCGTTCAcgtccaccacctccacctcggCTCGGTACATCTCCAGCGGCCCCTCGGTCACGAACTCCAGCGGCAGCACGCAGCTGGCGCCCAGCCCGCACAGCGTCTCGCGATCGATCGGGTCGCGGACCAGCAGGGCCCCGCTGCTCAGATCCACGCGGAAGTGCCGCCGGTTCGCCTCGCCGGCCACCTGCAGCCGGCGGCTCGACAGGCTCCCCACGTCCAGCAGGAAGTCCTGGGCGATGTTCCCCACAAACGTCCCTTCCGGAGACTCCTCCGGGACCGGGTAGCGGACCTGCCCGGACACCCAGCCCAGGTGGTAGAGGAAGAACAAAAGGGGAGCCCTCAGCCGGACCCGGGGGCCGGCCCGGCTCCGCGCCCCGCCGCGCATCTCGCTCCGGCCGATCAGCGCCCCCCTGTCaacccctccgccccgccgggaCGTCGACCCGGGGGCcgcgaccccccacccccaccctcccgcccccccccgcggccccgtcCACCCCCCGAGACCGCCTGGCCGCGGCCGCCGGAGCCGCCGGCTTGCCTTTCCCGGCGTCTGCCCTGCCCGGTTCGGTTCGGCTCGGCTCCGCAAGGGTTACCCGCCGTTTTCACGGGTGGCGGGGTCGATTCGTCCTCCTTTCAGCACCCCATTGGCAGACAGCGCCGCCCGGGCTCAGCCAATGGGCACCGCAAAGGCAGACCCGCGAGCGGCAGGGTTAATGCGGCGCGCCATGGAGGAGTcgcaatcccacctcctccctctctccgtctctcgctctccctccctccctccctccctccatccctccatccctccctcccggctcaaccttcccttccctggatgattttctttctcccaccccccctcccagcccgcccCGGAGACACGGGCAAcccctctgcctcacctcccCGTGCGCCCCGCCCCTTCGggcccctcgccccctgcccccttcctgccttccttcgaCAACctcccccggcggggcggggagagcccgggagaCGACAGGCGATGGAGGAGCGGATCGGTTTGCATTCACCTGTCGGTCTGACACCTAGAGGAAAGCGCAGGCTTCAGGGTCTGCCCGCGGCTGAGCCGCGCCGCCAGACCGAAGGGCAGGGACGTCTGGCGGCCTGGGGCCGCCGCCCGTTTTGCCCGTGGGGCGGCCAAAGAAATCACGGCTAACGAACCGATCGCAGAGAAGATCCCCGCGCTATCGGAGAAGGAGGCGGCTTCGGGGCCACTtccctacacacatacacacacacacacacacacactcacacgtaaGGGATAACAACGCAGGGCTCCCTCTCAAAGCCTCTCAAGGACACGACGCAAAGTCTTGGGCGGGGGGCgacggtgggagggggagagagggggactcGTTGCACTTCGGGGATGCCGAAGAGCGTTTGGAAGACGCCGCGATTCCGCTCTTACACCTGCAGGACGCAAGTGCCTAAATGCCTCTGGcttgggtttttgttgttgtttattcgCTGACAGACTTTACCTGCACGCTCAGGagccctttggggggggggggggcgggggaggagcaggagggtggggaaagtCCTTTCCTAGAAACCCTCTTTCCTTTGAATCCAACAGTCCGGTAAAGAAAAGGGGACCGGACCGGGACAACTGCCAGAGGGGTCTCCGTCGCGACCTGGGATCCGGGCTCTCCTAAAGTCGACGCAAACGCACTAACCCGGCCCTTTGGGAGCCGACATCCGCGCCCTGAACGCCCTGGAGAGATCAAACGCCACCGCCAGCTTCCACAGCCCGGCTCAGCTCGCGATTTAAAGCGGGAAGTccgtcctccccctcttcccccaacccgcccatctctctctcctttccaaacGTCGGGGGCACCCTCCCCCTGTCCACCTCCGTCCTCCTCTCTGATGGGAGACCACTAAGGCAACCCTAACCCCTCCCGGCCACCGGTCCAGAATTCTGCCCCGATTCAgcgtcccctcccaacccctgatCCCGCCCCCCGACTCCGCCCGAGCCCGGAGGCAGAGCCGGGCGGAACCGCGTGCAGCGACTCCGCGACTCTCCTCACCCCAGTCGTCTcggtccccttccccaccatcccGCCTCGTTGGGATTGGAGCCGTCGGGATTCCTACCTCGGCGGGGCCACCTCACAAAGGACTAAATTATTCCGTATCAGAAGACTTCCCCCACCCAGGATGCTGGTTCTCCAGGGGGAACTCTCAAGATCCACCGGCTTCGCTTCTCCGCCCTCGCAGCCCGCCCTCCCTTTTCGGCCCAGGCCCGCGGTCTGCGTCAGAAGCAGTGATCCTCTTTAGTCGCTGACACCTTCGCCCACTCGGGAGGTCACCCGGAGtagccccctgcctccgggaTACGTTAATCGGCAGCTTTTGACACCTCAGGAAGTCACTTTCACAGCCTCCCGGTGGGGTTAAGTACcccctggcttcctcctctcctctcctctctgctcagctaccttcctcccctccagatctaccccttcccgcccccgagGTCCGTTTTAGAGGCAGGGGCCTCGGACCCCGCCcacgaggaggcggggaggaggacagggaaaatCCACTATATGGATTCCCGAGAGGGATGTGGAGAAGAGCCATGCCAACAGGAAACGGGCCGAGGTGCGGCGGCCCGTCTCTGGCCACCTGGGCGAACTCTAAAGAAGTTTCCATGGCGCACGACGGGTCCTTCctggctctttcattcacccggTCGACGCCCGCGGGAGACTCCTCGTGGAGGCCCCTGTGAGAAGCTCCCGCGACTTTTCTCCCCGCGCTTTCAGCGGGGCCCTGAGGGAGGGCCTTACCTGTCCGGGCGGAGTGCTCTCCGCCCCTACCACCTGCCGATAGAACATAGGATCGCAGCTCCTCAGGGTGCCCTGGAGGCTCCCGAGTGGGCTCCCCGCGTAGGGCTTCTTGGGCAGGAGGTCGCTGCGCCGCGAGCCCGTGGTGAGATACACCTGGTGGTACAGGTGTTGCGGGCCCAGGCCGCCCCGCACCGCGTCCGCACGCAGGGCGGGCCCCGGCGGGCGGTACAGAGTACCCCGCGAGGCCCCGAACGGGTCCCTCGACTGCCTCCACTTGTACACGCGGTACACGATCACCCCCGCCACCGTGGCGGCGAATCCCACCGACACCAGGACGACGGCTAGCAGCAGGTAGAAAGTCAAGTTCTTATTCGACTGGCGGGGAGAGGAGCCGGCGGGGAACTCGGCCTGGACCTCCGGGGTCCCCTCGGTCACCGACACCGTTAAGGTCACCGTGGTGGACAGCGCGGGCTCCCCGTGGTCTTTCACCAAGATCCGGAGCGTCTGTTGGGCCGGGTCCGACTCCCGGACGGGGCGGGCCGTGCTGACCTCCCCGTTGCGAAGCCCCACGGCGAAGAGGCTCCCGTTCGGGGCGTCCACCAGGCTGTAGGCCAGCCAAGCGTTGTGCCCGGAGTCCGCGTCCACGGCCACCACCCTGGTGAGCACGTAGCCGGCCCCGGTCCCGCGGGGGAGGGTCTCGGCGGGGCCCGGACGCGGGTAGAGGACCAGAGGCGCGTTGTCGTTGCGGTCGGTGACGAACACGTTCACGCTGAGGTTGGTGGCCAGAGCCGGGCGGCCGCCGTCGCCGACCCTCGCCGTCAGCTCGAACTCCCGTCGCTGCTCGTGGTCCAGGGCCACCAGGGCAGACACGAGTCCGCTGTCCCGGTCGATGGAGAAGAAGTGGCCGACCAGGCCCGTGTCGGGGCCACGTTCCAGCAGGGAGAAGGTCAGCCTGGCGTTGGGCGGCGAGTCCGGGTCCCAGACGCTCAGGGCCAGGATGGGACCCCCGGGAGGATTATTCTCCTCCACGTACACGTCGTAGGACAGCTGCGAGGACTGCGGCGCGTTGTCGTTAACGTCAGACACCTGGACCCTCAGCTCCGTGACGGCGGAGAGCGCGGGGGAGCCCGCGTCCCGCCCAGTGACGCTGATATTGTACTCGGCCTCGGCCTCTCGGTCCAGCGCGGCGCTGGTCTTCAGGGTGAAGTAATTTTTGTGGGAGGAACTGAGGCTGAAGGGGAGACCCGGAGGGATCTCGCAGTTCACCAGCCCGTTGTCTCCCGAGTCCCGGTCGGTCACGCTGAGCAAGGCGATCACGGTGCCCGGCGGCGCGTCCTCCGGGACCGGGCTGTACACGGAGGTGACCGTGATCTCCGGGGCGTTGTCGTTCACGTCGACCACCTCCACCAGCACGCGGCAGTGGGCGCCTTCCGGGCTGGGGCCCTTATCCTTGGCCTGGATGTAAACCTCAAAGAGTTTGGTGTCTTCGAAGTCCAGCTTCCCGCGGACCGACAGCATCCCGCTCTCCGCGTCGAGGGCGAAGAGCTGGCGCACGCGGGCCGGGTTGTGGCTGCCGAACGTGTAGACGATCTGCCCGTTGGGCCCCTCGTCCAGGTCGGACGCGTGGATTCGGACCAGAGGCGTGTGCGCCGGGGCGTCCTCGGGTACGCGCGCCCGGTACACGGATTGATTGAAGGCGGGCGCGTTGTCGTTGGCGTCCAGCACGGTGACGTGGATGGGGAGGCTGGCTGAGCGGGGCGGGAGGCCTCCGTCCAACGCCGTCAGGACCAGCCGGTGCTCTCGCTGCTGCTCCCGGTCCAGGGCCCGCTCCAACACGAGCTCCGCGTACTTACTGCCGTCCTCCCGGGCCTGGACGCGTAGAGCGAAGTGCTCGTCCCCGCTCAGCTCGTAGGTCTGCAAGGAGTTACTTCCCACATCGGGATCGTGCGCGCTCTCCAGCGGAAAGCGCGCCCCGGGCGCCAGGGACTCGCTGATTTCCAGTTTCA
This sequence is a window from Ornithorhynchus anatinus isolate Pmale09 chromosome X2, mOrnAna1.pri.v4, whole genome shotgun sequence. Protein-coding genes within it:
- the LOC100092558 gene encoding protocadherin gamma-C3-like isoform X6, producing the protein MIRPAGTGRLRDSAEGVLRVLLLLGALQRASALIRYEIPEEREKGSAVGNVVADLGLELSRLSERRLRVVSGANRGFFGVNLETGEMFVMERLDREGLCGSFSSCSVALELVMENPLVLYRAEVEIQDINDNSPAFPTGEMKLEISESLAPGARFPLESAHDPDVGSNSLQTYELSGDEHFALRVQAREDGSKYAELVLERALDREQQREHRLVLTALDGGLPPRSASLPIHVTVLDANDNAPAFNQSVYRARVPEDAPAHTPLVRIHASDLDEGPNGQIVYTFGSHNPARVRQLFALDAESGMLSVRGKLDFEDTKLFEVYIQAKDKGPSPEGAHCRVLVEVVDVNDNAPEITVTSVYSPVPEDAPPGTVIALLSVTDRDSGDNGLVNCEIPPGLPFSLSSSHKNYFTLKTSAALDREAEAEYNISVTGRDAGSPALSAVTELRVQVSDVNDNAPQSSQLSYDVYVEENNPPGGPILALSVWDPDSPPNARLTFSLLERGPDTGLVGHFFSIDRDSGLVSALVALDHEQRREFELTARVGDGGRPALATNLSVNVFVTDRNDNAPLVLYPRPGPAETLPRGTGAGYVLTRVVAVDADSGHNAWLAYSLVDAPNGSLFAVGLRNGEVSTARPVRESDPAQQTLRILVKDHGEPALSTTVTLTVSVTEGTPEVQAEFPAGSSPRQSNKNLTFYLLLAVVLVSVGFAATVAGVIVYRVYKWRQSRDPFGASRGTLYRPPGPALRADAVRGGLGPQHLYHQVYLTTGSRRSDLLPKKPYAGSPLGSLQGTLRSCDPMFYRQVVGAESTPPGQQAPPNTDWRFSQAQRPGTSGSQPGDEGGTWPNNQFDTEMLQAMILASANEAADGSSTLGAGTMGLSARYGPQFTLQHVPDYRQNVYIPGSTATLTNAAGKRDAKVTGGGGGAGAGAGGGAGAGGGGGGGGGNKKKSAKKEKK